Proteins found in one Methylobacterium sp. CB376 genomic segment:
- a CDS encoding lipopolysaccharide biosynthesis protein gives MTVRPPARLARLLTGSAALAAIRLGGAGFGFVAQAFLARFVGAHDLGLFYAATSLAIVAGLLATQGYTQIASRFAARYRSPARRRLFAAFVATARRDSLAAAALFSGLIAGASLLAPGLDATTRHCGLLAGLLVLATTSLTLFTNLAGAIRLFGLCYVPEGIVRPAVFLVLVVGLRLAWPGATGDAVTALFTGLTVLIAVVQLRLLLPHLPPRRAPGRSARRLRRRWRREAHSLMLLSIYTNIFADLGILCVTPFLPKAEVAVFGLCLKLALLVGYVVQVTQQMAVPDLADARRAGDHAAMRRIVCRSLALPGAATLAALAAVLVAGAPLLSLFGPEFPHGAAALAILVGSQLLRALAGPSAHLVTLTGAQGLNARLCVLALLVLVAANLALTPAFGVTGAAGAVLASYAAWILATALVLRRLGEIRTDALSLLPGARRAAPTREGARGRAVLSGG, from the coding sequence GTGACCGTCCGGCCACCCGCCCGGCTCGCCCGGCTGCTCACCGGCTCGGCGGCCCTCGCGGCCATCCGCCTCGGCGGCGCGGGCTTCGGCTTCGTCGCCCAGGCCTTCCTCGCCCGTTTCGTGGGCGCCCACGACCTCGGCCTGTTCTACGCGGCGACGAGCCTCGCGATCGTGGCCGGTCTCCTCGCGACCCAGGGCTACACGCAGATCGCCTCGCGCTTCGCGGCCCGCTACCGGTCGCCGGCCCGCCGGCGCCTGTTCGCCGCCTTCGTGGCGACGGCGCGCCGGGACAGCCTCGCGGCCGCCGCCCTGTTCTCGGGGCTGATCGCCGGGGCGAGCCTGCTCGCGCCGGGCCTCGACGCCACGACGCGCCATTGCGGGCTGCTGGCGGGCCTGCTCGTCCTGGCGACGACGAGCCTGACCCTGTTCACCAATCTCGCCGGCGCGATCCGGCTGTTCGGCCTGTGCTACGTGCCCGAGGGGATCGTGCGGCCGGCCGTCTTCCTGGTCCTCGTGGTCGGGCTGCGCCTCGCCTGGCCGGGAGCGACGGGCGACGCCGTCACGGCCCTGTTCACGGGACTGACCGTCCTGATCGCCGTGGTGCAGCTCCGGCTGCTCCTGCCCCACCTGCCGCCCCGGCGCGCGCCGGGACGGAGCGCGCGCCGGCTCAGGCGGCGCTGGCGGCGCGAGGCGCATTCCCTGATGCTGCTCTCGATCTACACCAACATCTTCGCGGATCTCGGCATCCTCTGCGTGACGCCGTTCCTGCCGAAGGCCGAGGTGGCGGTGTTCGGCCTCTGCCTCAAGCTCGCGCTCCTGGTCGGCTACGTCGTCCAGGTGACGCAGCAGATGGCGGTGCCGGACCTCGCCGATGCCCGCCGGGCGGGCGACCACGCGGCGATGCGCCGGATCGTGTGCCGCTCGCTCGCCCTGCCCGGCGCCGCGACGCTGGCGGCCCTCGCCGCGGTCCTGGTCGCGGGCGCGCCGCTCCTCTCGCTGTTCGGCCCCGAATTCCCGCACGGCGCCGCGGCGCTCGCCATCCTGGTCGGCAGCCAGCTCCTGCGCGCCCTCGCCGGACCGAGCGCCCACCTGGTGACCCTCACGGGCGCGCAGGGGCTCAACGCGCGGCTCTGCGTTCTCGCCCTGCTGGTCCTGGTGGCGGCCAATCTCGCGCTGACGCCCGCCTTCGGCGTGACCGGCGCCGCCGGCGCGGTCCTCGCGAGCTACGCCGCCTGGATCCTCGCCACCGCGCTCGTCCTGCGCCGGCTCGGGGAGATCCGCACCGACGCGCTCTCGCTCCTGCCGGGCGCGCGGAGGGCCGCGCCGACGCGGGAGGGAGCCCGGGGCCGCGCCGTCCTGAGCGGGGGGTGA
- a CDS encoding NADPH:quinone oxidoreductase family protein, with protein sequence MKALLCKTLGGPEDLVIADLPDPVPGPGEVRVRVTVAALNFFDTLIIAGRYQVKPDLPFSPGAEAAGIVEAIGPGVEGLRVGERVIAHLGHGTCRETILARREALSPIPDGVGDEQAAGLTVTYGTSLHALQDRAALRAGETLVVLGASGGVGLAAVELGHAMGARVIACASSADKLEAARAHGADLVLDYSEENLREGLRRLGGAAGIDVVYDPVGGDFSEPALRSLNWKGRFLVIGFAAGPIPKIPLNLVLLKGIDVQGVHWGAFVRNEPEAHARNQARLLALVAEGRLTAKVHGVYPLERAAEALGVLSRREAVGKVLLRP encoded by the coding sequence ATGAAGGCGCTCCTGTGCAAGACGCTCGGCGGGCCGGAGGATCTGGTCATCGCGGATCTGCCGGATCCCGTGCCGGGGCCGGGCGAGGTGCGCGTCCGGGTGACCGTGGCGGCCCTGAACTTCTTCGACACGCTGATCATCGCCGGCCGCTACCAGGTCAAGCCGGACCTGCCCTTCTCGCCGGGCGCGGAGGCCGCCGGGATCGTCGAGGCGATCGGGCCGGGCGTCGAGGGCCTGCGGGTCGGCGAGCGCGTCATCGCCCATCTCGGCCACGGCACCTGCCGGGAGACGATCCTGGCCCGCCGCGAGGCCCTGAGCCCCATCCCCGACGGGGTCGGCGACGAGCAGGCCGCGGGCCTCACGGTCACCTACGGCACCTCCCTGCATGCCCTGCAGGACCGCGCCGCCCTGCGGGCGGGCGAGACCCTCGTCGTCCTCGGGGCCTCCGGCGGGGTCGGGCTCGCGGCGGTCGAGCTCGGCCACGCCATGGGCGCGCGCGTCATCGCCTGCGCCTCCTCGGCGGACAAGCTGGAGGCGGCCAGGGCCCACGGCGCCGACCTCGTCCTCGACTATTCCGAGGAGAACCTGCGCGAGGGCCTGCGCCGGCTCGGCGGCGCGGCCGGGATCGACGTGGTCTACGATCCCGTCGGCGGCGACTTCTCGGAGCCGGCCCTGCGCTCCCTCAACTGGAAGGGCCGGTTCCTGGTGATCGGGTTCGCGGCCGGGCCGATCCCCAAGATCCCGCTCAACCTCGTGCTCCTCAAGGGCATCGACGTGCAGGGCGTGCACTGGGGCGCCTTCGTGAGGAACGAGCCCGAGGCCCACGCCCGCAACCAGGCCCGCCTCCTCGCCCTGGTGGCCGAGGGCCGCCTCACCGCGAAGGTGCACGGCGTCTACCCGCTGGAGCGCGCCGCGGAAGCCCTAGGCGTGCTCTCGCGCCGCGAGGCGGTCGGCAAGGTGCTGCTGCGACCCTGA
- a CDS encoding cytochrome ubiquinol oxidase subunit I, whose amino-acid sequence MLSTLDALLLARIQFGFTVAFHIIFPAFSIGLASYLAVLEGLWLATGRSVYLDLFKYWVKIFAVAFAMGVVSGLVMSYQFGTNWSVFSDKAGPVLGPLMAYEVLSAFFLEAGFLGVMLFGMSKVGPRLHFLATLAVAVGTFFSAFWILSVNSWMQTPQGYGSNAAGQLIPLDWWAIIFNPSFPYRLVHMVLAAYLTTALVVGAVGAWHLLRDCRRAVGGPSEGARTMFSMAMWMAALVAPVQIAAGDAHGLNTLEHQPAKVMAMEGHFESHPAGAPLILFGLPNQAAGRVDYALEIPRLSSLILKHDLDAPLKGLDTVPRENWPPVPVVFWSFRVMVGLGFLILFLGLLSLLARLRGRLYEWPPLHRFAVAMGPAGFVAVVAGWITTEVGRQPFTVYGLLRTADSASPLSAPAVAGSLIAFVLIYFAVFSMGVLYILRLMSKPPSYGEPGVEAGKPIRTAGITPAPSVDPDRAMQPAE is encoded by the coding sequence ATGCTGTCGACCTTGGACGCCCTGCTGCTCGCCCGGATCCAGTTCGGGTTCACGGTGGCGTTCCACATCATCTTCCCGGCCTTCTCGATCGGGCTCGCGAGCTACCTCGCCGTGCTCGAAGGCCTCTGGCTCGCCACCGGGCGCTCCGTCTACCTCGACCTCTTCAAGTACTGGGTGAAGATCTTCGCCGTCGCCTTCGCGATGGGCGTCGTCTCGGGGCTGGTCATGTCGTACCAGTTCGGGACGAACTGGTCGGTCTTCTCGGACAAGGCCGGGCCGGTGCTGGGGCCGCTGATGGCCTACGAGGTGCTGTCGGCCTTCTTCCTGGAGGCGGGCTTCCTCGGCGTGATGCTGTTCGGGATGAGCAAGGTCGGGCCGCGCCTGCACTTCCTGGCGACGCTGGCGGTGGCGGTCGGCACCTTCTTCTCGGCCTTCTGGATCCTGTCGGTGAATTCCTGGATGCAGACGCCGCAGGGCTACGGCAGCAACGCGGCCGGCCAGCTGATCCCGCTGGATTGGTGGGCGATCATCTTCAACCCGTCCTTCCCGTACCGGCTCGTGCACATGGTGCTGGCCGCCTACCTGACCACCGCCCTGGTGGTCGGGGCGGTGGGCGCCTGGCACCTGCTGCGCGACTGCCGCCGCGCCGTCGGCGGCCCGAGCGAGGGCGCCCGCACCATGTTCTCGATGGCGATGTGGATGGCGGCCCTGGTGGCGCCGGTCCAGATCGCGGCGGGCGACGCGCACGGGCTCAACACGCTGGAGCACCAGCCCGCCAAGGTGATGGCGATGGAGGGCCATTTCGAGAGCCACCCGGCCGGCGCTCCCCTGATCCTGTTCGGCCTGCCGAACCAGGCGGCGGGCCGCGTCGACTACGCCTTGGAGATCCCGCGGCTCTCCTCGCTCATCCTCAAGCACGATCTCGACGCGCCGCTGAAGGGCCTCGACACGGTGCCGCGCGAGAACTGGCCGCCGGTCCCGGTGGTGTTCTGGTCCTTCCGGGTGATGGTGGGGCTCGGCTTCCTGATCCTGTTCCTCGGCCTGCTCAGCCTGCTCGCGCGGCTGCGCGGCCGGCTCTACGAGTGGCCCCCCCTGCACCGCTTCGCGGTGGCGATGGGGCCGGCGGGCTTCGTCGCCGTGGTGGCGGGCTGGATCACCACCGAGGTCGGCCGCCAGCCCTTCACGGTCTACGGCCTGCTGCGCACGGCCGACTCCGCCTCGCCGCTCTCGGCGCCCGCCGTCGCGGGCTCCCTGATCGCCTTCGTGCTGATCTATTTCGCGGTGTTCTCGATGGGCGTGCTCTACATCCTGCGCCTGATGAGCAAGCCGCCCTCCTACGGCGAGCCCGGCGTCGAGGCCGGCAAGCCGATCCGCACGGCCGGCATCACGCCGGCCCCCTCGGTCGATCCCGACCGCGCCATGCAGCCGGCCGAGTGA
- the cydB gene encoding cytochrome d ubiquinol oxidase subunit II: protein MVEHLDLTVVWAFVIAFAVFAYIVMDGFDLGIGILFPAFRPGEERDTAMNSVAPVWDGNETWLVLGGGGLFAAFPLAYAVLLPALYAPVIAMLLGLIFRGVAFEFRWRDPGHRAFWDLAFTGGSLVAALAQGIALGAMLQGIAVEGRAYAGGWWDWLSPFSLLVGLGLLCGYALLGATWLVMRTRGPLQERARRLSARLGAATIAAIFLVSAVTPFLEGQYWQRWFAMPHVLLTAQVPLLVGLAAFAFFRALRQGAERAPFLIALGLFLLSFVGLGISIYPDVVPGRISIWDAAAPRASQVFMLAGASVLIPIILAYTAYAYWVFRGKVDATGYH from the coding sequence GTGGTGGAGCATCTCGACCTGACGGTCGTCTGGGCCTTCGTGATCGCCTTCGCGGTGTTCGCCTACATCGTGATGGACGGGTTCGACCTCGGCATCGGCATCCTGTTCCCGGCCTTCCGGCCGGGCGAGGAGCGCGACACCGCCATGAACTCGGTCGCCCCGGTCTGGGACGGCAACGAGACGTGGCTGGTGCTCGGGGGAGGGGGCCTGTTCGCGGCCTTCCCGCTCGCCTACGCGGTGCTGCTGCCGGCGCTCTACGCGCCGGTCATCGCCATGCTGCTCGGCCTGATCTTCCGGGGCGTCGCCTTCGAGTTCCGCTGGCGCGATCCGGGCCACCGGGCCTTCTGGGACCTCGCCTTCACGGGGGGCTCGCTGGTCGCGGCGCTGGCCCAGGGCATCGCCCTCGGGGCCATGCTCCAGGGCATCGCGGTCGAGGGCCGCGCCTATGCGGGCGGCTGGTGGGACTGGCTGTCGCCCTTCAGCCTCCTGGTCGGGCTCGGCCTCCTCTGCGGCTACGCCCTGCTCGGCGCCACTTGGCTGGTGATGCGCACGCGGGGGCCGCTGCAGGAGCGGGCGCGCCGCCTCTCGGCCCGGCTCGGCGCCGCCACCATCGCGGCGATCTTCCTGGTCAGCGCGGTGACGCCGTTCCTGGAGGGCCAGTACTGGCAGCGCTGGTTCGCGATGCCGCACGTGCTCCTGACCGCGCAGGTGCCGCTCCTCGTCGGCCTCGCGGCCTTCGCATTCTTCCGCGCCCTGCGGCAGGGGGCGGAGCGGGCGCCCTTCCTGATCGCCCTCGGCCTGTTCCTGCTCTCCTTCGTGGGGCTCGGCATCAGCATCTACCCGGACGTGGTGCCGGGCCGGATCTCGATCTGGGACGCCGCCGCGCCGCGCGCCAGCCAAGTGTTCATGCTGGCCGGGGCCTCCGTGCTGATCCCGATCATCCTGGCCTACACCGCCTACGCGTACTGGGTGTTCCGGGGCAAGGTCGACGCGACGGGGTACCATTGA
- a CDS encoding DUF2474 family protein has translation MDGGAPDAPAPLWRRLLWFATLYGASLLALGLVASVLRAWLRAG, from the coding sequence ATTGATGGCGGCGCCCCCGACGCGCCGGCGCCGCTCTGGCGCCGGCTCCTCTGGTTCGCCACCCTTTACGGCGCAAGCCTCCTCGCCCTCGGCCTCGTCGCCTCGGTGCTGCGGGCCTGGCTCAGGGCCGGGTGA
- a CDS encoding GbsR/MarR family transcriptional regulator: MQLPPLVQTFVLHFGEMGSRWGINRTVGQIYALLFVAERALNADEIVERLGLSRSNVSMGLKELQAWNLVRLLHRPGDRRDYFSTPEDIWQIVRTLVEERKKREVDPTLTMLREILMQEPRSPEERHAQGRLAEMHDLFELFANWYGEVRRLETERLVQLLRLGARVQKVLEAKDRVLGAVPRRRKPDPA; the protein is encoded by the coding sequence ATGCAGCTGCCGCCCCTCGTCCAGACCTTCGTCCTGCATTTCGGCGAGATGGGCTCGCGCTGGGGCATCAACCGGACGGTGGGCCAGATCTACGCGCTCCTGTTCGTCGCGGAGCGCGCCCTCAACGCCGACGAGATCGTCGAGCGCCTCGGCCTGTCGCGCTCGAACGTCAGCATGGGCCTGAAGGAGCTGCAGGCCTGGAACCTCGTGCGGCTGCTGCACCGGCCGGGCGACCGGCGCGACTACTTCTCGACGCCCGAGGACATCTGGCAGATCGTCCGAACCCTGGTCGAGGAGCGCAAGAAGCGCGAGGTCGACCCGACGCTCACCATGCTGCGCGAGATCCTGATGCAGGAGCCGCGCAGCCCGGAGGAGCGGCACGCGCAAGGACGCCTCGCCGAGATGCACGACCTCTTCGAACTCTTCGCGAACTGGTACGGCGAGGTGCGGCGCCTGGAGACGGAGAGGCTCGTGCAGCTCCTGCGGCTCGGTGCCCGGGTCCAGAAGGTGCTGGAGGCCAAGGACCGCGTGCTCGGCGCGGTGCCGCGCCGCCGCAAGCCCGACCCGGCCTGA
- the rcdA gene encoding protease adaptor protein RcdA: MVGMDVMFRDPRDTVNFGETFVSSEAFRTLFREGMTLVEETAAYLDGPGRDESRLLSRHAALTYASESMRLTTRLMQIASWLLVQRAVAEGELTLSEAQQEKTRVRLGASESQDLPAAAVAELPLTLQALIGHAKRLHARIRHLDSLISDDRPTPAPRESPVFAQQDLLRAAFRSA; encoded by the coding sequence ATGGTCGGGATGGACGTGATGTTTCGGGACCCGCGCGACACCGTGAATTTCGGCGAGACCTTCGTGTCCTCCGAGGCCTTCCGCACCCTGTTCCGGGAGGGCATGACGCTGGTGGAGGAGACCGCGGCCTACCTGGACGGTCCCGGCCGCGACGAGTCGCGGCTGCTGTCGCGGCACGCCGCCCTGACCTACGCGAGCGAGAGCATGCGGCTGACGACGCGGCTGATGCAGATCGCCTCCTGGCTGCTGGTCCAGCGCGCCGTGGCGGAGGGGGAACTGACCCTGAGCGAGGCCCAGCAGGAGAAGACCCGCGTGCGCCTGGGCGCGAGCGAGAGCCAGGACCTGCCGGCCGCGGCCGTCGCGGAGCTGCCGCTGACCCTCCAGGCGCTGATCGGGCACGCGAAGCGGCTCCACGCGCGCATCCGCCACCTCGACAGCCTGATCTCGGACGACCGTCCCACCCCGGCCCCCCGCGAGAGCCCGGTCTTCGCCCAGCAGGACCTCCTGCGCGCCGCCTTCCGCTCGGCGTGA
- the rpmE gene encoding 50S ribosomal protein L31 → MAKTAAKKPTEHPDYHFIKVVMTDGTEYTTRSTWGKEGDTLNLDIDPTTHPAWTGGEQKLMDRGGRVSRFNSRFGNLTFGKK, encoded by the coding sequence ATGGCGAAGACCGCTGCCAAGAAGCCGACCGAGCACCCCGACTACCACTTCATCAAGGTGGTGATGACGGACGGCACCGAGTACACCACCCGGTCGACCTGGGGGAAGGAGGGCGACACCCTCAACCTCGACATCGACCCGACCACCCACCCGGCCTGGACCGGCGGCGAGCAGAAGCTGATGGATCGCGGCGGCCGCGTCTCGCGCTTCAACTCGCGCTTCGGCAACCTGACCTTCGGCAAGAAGTAA
- a CDS encoding ABC transporter transmembrane domain-containing protein, with amino-acid sequence MASDDTARSRATLPRASLGALKPLIPFALRYRGRIAAALVALVAAAGATLVVPIAIRRVVDLGFAHQGAAMIDAYFGALIGVVGLLALASAGRYYFVVTLGERVIADLRAAVFARLTVLDPAFFDQARSGELVSRLTADAAQVKSVFGVSLSILLRNAFLFLGAVAMMVWTSPRLSVLVLAAIPVIVFPLILSGRGVRRRSRAAQDRLADASAYATEAVGAVRTMQAFGMGPATAARFAAASEQAFLAARGSARARALLTGVAIFLVSASVVGVLWYGAQGVARGTMTAGQLSQFVLYAVFGASALGQLSEVYGELTLAAGAAERLGEILRTEPAITAPADPLALPEPPRGEVAFERVRFAYPARPDRSALHDVSFTVAPGERVAIVGPSGAGKSTVLQLLLRFYDPDSGQVRVDGIPVNRADPDALRRRLSLVPQDPTVFSGSVLDNIRYGRPQASEAEVTAAAAQAHADGFIRALPEGYATLVGERGVTLSGGQRQRIAIARAILKDAPILLLDEATSALDAESERAVQAGLDELMRGRTTLVIAHRLATIRAANRILVLDDGRVVEEGTHDGLLARGGLYAQLAALQFGDAGGEGRARLVAV; translated from the coding sequence ATGGCTTCCGACGACACAGCCCGCTCCCGGGCCACGCTTCCCCGGGCCTCTCTCGGCGCGCTGAAACCGCTCATCCCCTTCGCCCTGCGCTACCGCGGCCGCATCGCCGCGGCCCTCGTCGCCCTGGTGGCGGCCGCCGGCGCCACCCTGGTCGTGCCGATCGCGATCCGCCGGGTCGTCGATCTCGGCTTCGCGCACCAGGGTGCCGCGATGATCGACGCCTATTTCGGCGCGCTGATCGGCGTCGTCGGTCTCCTCGCGCTGGCGAGCGCGGGCCGCTACTACTTCGTCGTGACGCTCGGCGAGCGGGTGATCGCGGACCTGCGGGCGGCGGTGTTCGCGCGGCTGACGGTGCTCGACCCCGCCTTCTTCGACCAGGCCCGCAGCGGCGAACTGGTCTCGCGCCTCACGGCCGACGCCGCGCAGGTGAAGTCGGTCTTCGGGGTCTCCCTGTCGATCCTCCTGCGCAACGCCTTCCTGTTCCTGGGCGCGGTCGCCATGATGGTGTGGACGAGCCCGCGCCTCTCGGTCCTGGTCCTGGCCGCGATCCCGGTCATCGTCTTCCCGCTCATCCTCTCGGGGCGGGGCGTGCGGCGCCGCTCGCGGGCCGCGCAGGACCGGCTCGCCGACGCCTCCGCCTACGCGACCGAGGCGGTCGGGGCCGTGCGCACCATGCAGGCCTTCGGGATGGGGCCGGCGACGGCGGCGCGCTTCGCGGCCGCCTCGGAGCAGGCCTTCCTCGCCGCCCGCGGCTCGGCGCGGGCGCGGGCGCTCCTCACCGGCGTCGCCATCTTCCTGGTCTCGGCGAGCGTGGTCGGGGTGCTGTGGTACGGGGCGCAGGGCGTCGCGCGCGGCACGATGACGGCGGGCCAGCTCTCGCAATTCGTCCTCTACGCGGTGTTCGGGGCGAGCGCCCTCGGCCAGCTCTCCGAGGTCTACGGGGAGCTCACCCTGGCGGCCGGCGCCGCCGAGCGCCTGGGCGAGATCCTGCGCACGGAGCCGGCCATCACCGCCCCGGCGGATCCCCTGGCCCTGCCGGAGCCGCCCCGCGGCGAGGTCGCCTTCGAGCGGGTGCGCTTCGCCTACCCGGCGCGGCCGGACCGCAGCGCCCTCCACGACGTCAGCTTCACGGTGGCGCCCGGCGAGCGCGTCGCCATCGTGGGCCCGTCCGGCGCGGGCAAGAGCACGGTGCTGCAGCTGCTCCTGCGCTTCTACGATCCCGATTCGGGACAGGTGCGGGTGGACGGCATCCCGGTGAACCGGGCCGATCCGGACGCGCTGCGGCGGCGCCTGTCCCTGGTGCCGCAGGATCCGACCGTGTTCAGCGGCAGCGTCCTCGACAACATCCGCTACGGCCGCCCGCAGGCCAGCGAGGCCGAGGTGACCGCCGCCGCCGCCCAGGCCCACGCGGACGGGTTCATCCGCGCCCTGCCGGAGGGCTACGCCACGCTGGTGGGCGAGCGGGGCGTCACCCTGTCGGGCGGGCAGCGCCAGCGCATCGCCATCGCCCGGGCGATCCTCAAGGACGCGCCGATCCTGCTCCTCGACGAGGCGACCTCGGCCCTCGACGCGGAGAGCGAGCGCGCGGTCCAGGCGGGCCTCGACGAGCTGATGCGCGGGCGCACCACCCTGGTGATCGCCCACCGCCTCGCGACCATCCGGGCCGCCAACCGGATCCTCGTCCTCGACGACGGCCGCGTGGTGGAAGAGGGCACACACGACGGGCTGCTCGCCCGGGGCGGCCTCTACGCCCAGCTCGCCGCCCTCCAGTTCGGCGATGCCGGGGGAGAGGGCCGGGCGCGGCTCGTGGCGGTGTAG
- the sufA gene encoding Fe-S cluster assembly scaffold SufA, which translates to MPTSFKVMSLTEAAAERVRRIIADADRPIAGIRVGVKNGGCAGMSYTMEYAEERRPGEDVVEDRGVRVFIDPKAVLFLLGTEMDFQTTKLSSQFVFHNPNQTSACGCGESVAITPAKPEALQEAGA; encoded by the coding sequence ATGCCCACCAGTTTCAAGGTGATGTCGCTCACCGAGGCCGCCGCGGAGCGCGTCAGGCGGATCATCGCCGACGCCGACCGCCCGATCGCGGGGATCCGCGTCGGCGTGAAGAACGGCGGCTGCGCCGGGATGAGCTACACGATGGAATACGCCGAGGAGCGCCGCCCGGGCGAGGACGTCGTCGAGGATCGCGGCGTGCGCGTCTTCATCGATCCGAAGGCGGTGCTGTTCCTGCTCGGGACCGAGATGGACTTCCAGACCACGAAGCTGTCGTCGCAGTTCGTGTTCCACAATCCGAATCAGACCTCGGCCTGCGGCTGCGGCGAATCGGTCGCGATCACGCCGGCCAAGCCGGAGGCCCTGCAGGAAGCCGGGGCCTGA
- a CDS encoding GGDEF domain-containing protein, producing MSDVSRPDTDRSFAIGQRALELMKAYGSSACPRSYAVWYTYVSGQQPLLNEAVKRLTAEHGHLRDDAISILYDTYIDPRRHLIETERAGASLLGEMEQVLEMLDVALGSTARYGASLQAFSQDIVAPTVNRGRLRELVTSLIVATRDVSANNRTLEARMRESREEIQALHETLEAVRVESLTDPLTGLGNRKLFEQVLRKSVEEAAANAAPTALIILDIDHFKRFNDVYGHLTGDRVLRLVALTMREMVDGRATIARFGGEEFGVIMPCGSEGDAVALAERIRTSVMGRELVKRSSGESLGRVTISVGVATHRPGDTAVSLLERADQCMFAAKRSGRNRVVVDTAVPDLTQVA from the coding sequence ATGAGCGACGTGTCCCGACCCGACACGGACCGGAGTTTCGCGATAGGCCAGCGGGCGTTGGAGCTCATGAAGGCCTACGGGTCTTCGGCCTGCCCGCGCAGCTACGCCGTCTGGTACACCTACGTGTCCGGTCAGCAGCCGCTGCTCAATGAGGCGGTGAAGCGCCTGACGGCGGAGCACGGCCACCTGCGCGACGACGCGATCAGCATCCTCTACGACACCTACATCGATCCGCGCCGCCACCTGATCGAGACGGAGCGCGCGGGCGCGAGCCTGCTCGGCGAGATGGAGCAGGTGCTGGAGATGCTCGACGTGGCGCTCGGCTCCACCGCCCGCTACGGCGCCTCGCTGCAGGCCTTCAGCCAGGACATCGTCGCGCCGACCGTCAATCGCGGCCGGCTGCGGGAACTCGTGACCTCGCTGATCGTGGCGACGCGGGACGTCTCCGCCAACAACCGCACCCTCGAGGCGCGGATGCGCGAGAGCCGCGAGGAGATCCAGGCGCTGCACGAGACCCTGGAGGCGGTGCGGGTCGAATCGCTCACCGATCCGCTCACCGGCCTGGGCAATCGCAAGCTGTTCGAGCAGGTGCTGCGCAAGTCGGTGGAGGAGGCGGCCGCCAACGCGGCACCCACCGCCCTCATCATCCTCGACATCGACCATTTCAAGCGGTTCAACGACGTCTACGGCCATCTCACCGGCGACCGCGTCCTGCGCCTCGTCGCCCTGACGATGCGCGAGATGGTCGACGGCCGCGCCACCATCGCGCGCTTCGGCGGCGAGGAATTCGGCGTGATCATGCCCTGCGGCAGCGAGGGCGACGCCGTCGCCCTGGCCGAGCGCATCCGCACGAGCGTCATGGGCCGGGAACTCGTCAAGCGCTCCAGCGGGGAGTCGCTCGGTCGCGTGACCATCTCGGTCGGCGTCGCGACTCACCGGCCCGGCGACACGGCCGTGTCGCTGCTGGAGCGGGCCGATCAGTGCATGTTCGCGGCCAAGCGCAGCGGGCGCAACCGCGTCGTCGTGGACACGGCGGTGCCGGACCTCACGCAGGTGGCGTGA